In Epinephelus fuscoguttatus linkage group LG15, E.fuscoguttatus.final_Chr_v1, a genomic segment contains:
- the cavin4a gene encoding caveolae-associated protein 4a, with product MDQHKYRTAGVQEKLEIIGVEDEAGNPISALTILSLLERVAGIIDNVQSCQQRMEERQLDLENNIKTIQGDVLKLAKDHTDTSGTVEKLLQKTRKVSANVKEVRTRVEKQNVRVKKVESTQDELLTRNKFRVVIYQGETEIPSVAVTKSPKGSGLDGLEIEPDSYDIPVDLSSDEEYLSVEEADSSRAARIKKSMAKGTESLKAAFSKENMTKTKDNLGTKFHNLGEKVMPPERRDKMHQAGERLKQSGERLKENIAKKAPNKETFRIKLKKERAVAEGQEGAEAEAEAGAELHIKAPTADKPVAYTEVAMETKREGPVEEVGATRIGEEDYRK from the exons ATGGATCAGCACAAGTATCGCACGGCGGGCGTCCAGGAGAAGCTGGAGATCATCGGGGTGGAGGACGAGGCAGGGAATCCCATCAGTGCCCTGACCATCCTGTCTTTGCTGGAGCGCGTGGCCGGCATCATCGACAACGTCCAGTCCTGCCAGCAGCGTATGGAGGAGCGTCAGCTGGACCTGGAGAACAACATCAAGACCATCCAGGGCGACGTCCTCAAACTGGCCAAGGACCACACCGACACCAGTGGCACGGTGGAGAAGCTCTTGCAGAAGACCCGCAAGGTCAGCGCCAACGTCAAGGAGGTCCGGACACGCGTTGAGAAGCAAAACGTCCGCGTCAAGAAGGTTGAATCGACGCAGGATGAGCTGCTCACCCGCAACAAGTTCCGCGTTGTCATCTATCAG GGTGAGACCGAGATCCCGTCAGTGGCCGTCACTAAGTCTCCCAAAGGATCTGGCCTGGATGGGCTGGAGATCGAGCCTGACTCCTACGACATCCCAGTCGACCTCTCCTCTGATGAAGAGTACCTGAGCGTGGAGGAGGCTGACTCCTCGAGAGCGGCCCGCATCAAGAAGTCAATGGCGAAGGGCACAGAGAGCCTGAAGGCCGCCTTCTCAAAGGAGAACATGACCAAAACCAAAGACAACCTGGGCACCAAGTTCCACAACCTGGGCGAGAAGGTCATGCCACCCGAGCGGAGGGACAAGATGCACCAAGCTGGCGAGCGGCTGAAGCAGTCCGGCGAGCGGCTGAAGGAGAACATCGCCAAGAAGGCTCCAAATAAAGAGACCTTCCGCATCAAACTGAAGAAGGAGAGAGCCGTTGCCGAGGGCCAGGAGGGCGCAGAGGCTGAGGCCGAGGCAGGGGCCGAGCTCCACATCAAGGCCCCGACCGCAGACAAGCCAGTCGCCTACACTGAGGTCGCCATGGAAACCAAGCGGGAGGGGCCAGTGGAGGAGGTTGGTGCCACCCGGATAGGAGAAGAGGATTACAGGAAGTAG